From the Paenibacillus sp. MMS20-IR301 genome, the window CACCAGCCGGAGCCAAGCTGCAGCTTGCCTGCGGTGTCTTTTTGATAACAGCCCATCAGCGCCAGCAGCGAAGGATAATCCCCCGGATTCAGCGAGTAGAGGATTGTCTTCGGCAATCCGGCTCCGCTCTCCGCCCGGTCAAGCAGCTGTGAGAGTGCTGTCGTCAGCGGCAGATCATTAATGCCGTCGTATCCGGTATCCGGTCCGAGCTTCTTGAACATCGGCGTGTTGTTATTGCGGTAAGCATGCAGATGCAGCTGCATCGTCCAGCCTTTGTCATGGTAGAACCCGATCAGCGCCGTGAGCAGCTCTGTACGGTAAAGTGTAACTTCCTGCGGGGTCAGCTCGCCGCCCTGTAGTCTTTTAGCAAAAATAGCTGCAACTGCTTCCGGCTCACCCGCCTCGTACCGTAGCACATCCAGTGCGTGGTCGGACAGGCGGCAGCCGTTCTCGTGGAAAAAGTCCACACGGTCAGCCAGTGCCGCAAGCAATGCGTCATAAGTCTGCACCGGCTGTCCAGCAGCCTGCTCCAGCTTGCCGATCCAGGCAGAGAAGCCTTCGGCATCGATATTCAGCGCCTTGTCGGGACGGAAGGTCGGGAATACCTGGAAGGCCGTTTCTTCCTCACTAAGTAGCTTGTGATATTCCAGCGAATCCGCCGGATCGTCGGTCGTGCAGATGACTTTGACGCCGGAACCCCGGATCAGGCCGCGCCGTGTGAAGGCCGGTTCAGCCAGCTTGCGGTTCACCTGCTCCCAGATGGCCGGGGCGGTAGTTTCATTCAGCAGCTCATTTACACCAAAGAAGCGGCGCAGCTCCAGATGCGTCCAGCTGTAGAGCGGATTGCCGACCGCTTTTGGCAGTGTACGGGCCCAGGCCAGGAATTTATCATAATCGGAAGCATCCCCGGTAATATGGGATTCCGGCACGCCGTTCGCCCGCATCAGCCGCCACTTGTAATGGTCACCGTAGAGCCAGGCGGCAGTCAGGTTCGCAAATGGTTTATCCTCATAGATTTCCCGCGGGTCAAGATGGCAATGGTAGTCAACGATCGGCATGGTTTTGGCATGGTTGTGATAGAGCTGGCGCGCCGTCTCGCCGGATAACATGAAGTCTTCGTTAAGAAACATGGATAAGATCTCCCCTAGAATGAATTTGGATAAGATTTATAGTGTTACACCTGTTTTGAAAATAGCCAGCTCACGCACCTGATTTTGCTCATTCCGTGTTTTTTGGCCGCTGGCGACACTGATGATATAAGTAATGAACTCTTCCAGCACATCCGCCATCGGCGTTTCCAGCAGCGGCCCGGCGTTGAAGTCCATCCAGTGGCCTTTTTTGGCAAAAAGATCGTTATTGGTCGCCACCTTCACCGTAGGCACAAAGCTGCCAAACGGCGTTCCGCGTCCCGTAGTGAACAGCACCAGCTGGCAGTCCGAAGCGGCGAGGGCAGAGGCGGCTACGAGGTCGTTGCCGGGAGCCTGCAGGAGGCTTAAGCCTTTTTTGCGCAGCTTCACGCCGTATTGCAGCACATCCACCACTGGTGACGTTCCTGCCTTCTGGGTGCAGCCGAGCGATTTATCCTCCAGGGTGCTGATGCCGCCGGCCTTGTTCCCGGGAGACGGATTCTCATACACAGGCTCGCCGTAGGAGAGGAAATACTGCTTAAAGTTATTGATCAGCGACACGATATCCTCATAGACTTCGCGGCTTTCTGCACGGGCCATCAGCATTTTCTCCGCGCCGAACATTTCCGGCACCTCAGTCAGCACCGAAGTGCCGCCCTGGGAGATGATGAAGTCGGAGAAGGCACCCAGCAGCGGATTAGCGGTAATGCCGGAGAATCCGTCAGAGCCGCCGCACTTCAGGCCGATATTCAGCTCACTGAGCGGAACCGGCTCACGGACATCATCCTTCGCAGCTTCGTACAGCTCATCCAGCAGGGCGCGTCCGGCTTCAACCTCATTGCCCACCTCCTGGGCGACCAGGAATTTCACCCGGGACTCATCGTAATCCCCGAGCATGCTGCGGAATTCAGCGACGATATTGTTCTCGCAGCCGAGGCCGAAGACGAGTACACCGCCGGCATTGGGGTGGTTAACCGCATCGAGCAGAATGCTGCGGGTCATGCGGTGATCATCGCCGAGCTGCGAGCAGCCGTAAGGATGACTAAGCACGGTAAGGTTGTCGAAGCCGCCGAGATCCGGGTGCTCATCCTTGAACTCCTGCAGCATCTGCTCAGCGATGCCGTTTACACAGCCGACAGTCGGGATAATGAACAGATCATTGCGGATGCCGACCTTGCCGTTCTTGCGGCGGTAGCCCTGGAAGGTCAAGTCCCGGCGTGGATAGGTAACCTGATGGATATCCGGCACATATTCGTATTCTTCTTCACCAACCAGATTGGTTTTGATATTGTGCGTGTGAATCCAGTCACCGGCGGCAATCGGGGCAATGGCATGACCGATCGGGTAGCCGTATTTGGTGATGACATCCTCCGGCTGGAAAGCCGTCAGGGCAATCTTATGCCCCTGCGGAACATCCTGGGCGGTCTGCACGGTCACTCCGTCTATAGTGAGCTGTTCCCCGGCCGGAATCGGCCGCAGGGCTACAGCTACGGTATCTCTGGGGTTCATTTTCATTAAGTGCTTCATGTTGACCCTCCTAAAGTTTTGATAGCATAGACTAAAGTTTTGATAGCATGGACTTCAGTAACTCAGCCTACCAGCTGCTGCAGCGCCGCACGGGAATCCCCATGCTCCAGCTGCTCCAGAGAGGCAGTAACTTCACCGGCTAAGCCTGGCAGCAGGGTTAAATCCTGTCCCCACAGACTGGTGTTGCTGAGGATGGTGCTGACGAAGCTGGCCGGATGGCTCCAGGCCTGGTCAAATACAGCAAGTACCTCTGCACTATCCTGGCGCGGCACGCGGTCCCCGCGGTAGCTGAGCAGAAGGGCCGCGAAGGCAAGTGTCATGCGCTCAGGCAGCCGGCTGCGTTCCTGCTGGTAGCGGAGGAGTACAGGGAGCAGGCGGGTTTTGAATTTGGAGATGCTGTTCAGTGAGATGGAGGTCAGCTCATGGCGGATGAACGGATTTCTGAACCGCTCCTGTACAGCACCGGCATAAGACAGCAGCTCATCCTCAGGCAGATCGAGCATCGGAATCAGCTCTTCTTCGATCAGCTGTTTCACGAAGCGGGAGAAGGTGCCGTCATTCATCACATCTTCAACCGTTTCGAGGCCAGCCAGCAGACCAAGCGGAACCATTGCGGTATGCGGCCCGTTCAGCAGATGAACCTTGCGTTCACGGTAAGGGGTCATATCAGGAGTGACCACAACGTTCAGTCCGGCCTTAGCCAGCGGCAGCCGCTCAGCCAGGGATTCCGGTCCTTCAATGACCCAGAAGAGGAACGGCTCGGCCGTAACCATTACTTTGTCGAGATAACCAAGCTCTGCTTCCAGCGCAGCAGCCTGCTCACGCGGGTAGCCGGGAACAATCCGGTCAACAAGGCTGCAGCAGAAGGTATTCTCCGCTTTCAGCCATTCGAGGAATTCTCCCCCGAGGTTCCATTCGGCAGCATAACGCTCCACAATCTCCTGCAGCTTCTCACCATTGCGGTCAATCAGCTCACAAGGGATAATGACGAAGCCCTTCTTGCCGAGCTGGAAACGGCGGTGGAGCAGCGCTGTCAGCTTACCCGGGAAGCTCTTCGGCGGTGCAGCCTCTGCGCGGTCACCGGGAAGATAGGCAATGCCGGCTTCCGTAGTATTGGAGGTGATGAATTCCAGCTCATCGTTCTCAGCAAGGGCCAGATAAGCCTCGTACTGGGTATACGGGTCAAGTACACGGCTCACGGAGCTGATCAATTCACGGGAGTTGACAGTCTGGCCGTCCATGATACCGTTCAGCAGAACCGTATACAGGTTATCCTGTTCAGCCATGAATGTGCCCACGCCGCCGCCGGGGCCTTGCTCAATCGGCTGCACCAGTACGGCGCTTCCGTTAAAGAGGCCCTGATTATTCATCTGCTGCAGCTGCCAGTCCACGAAGGCACGCATAAAGTTGCCTTCGCCGAACTGGATCATCCGTTCCGGATGGAGAGTTAATTCCGGGTGAGTGCTTCGGGATAAACGGTTTGTCATAGTAGTCATGATCTCCTTTAAATATAAAGTTTAAATGCACACGTTAACATTTTTATTTTAAGCAAACCCCGGATACACCGCCCTTGACGGCCGGCTCCGAGTTTGCTGAAAATAGCGGCTTGCCTGATGCTGTACTTCGCTGCCGGGGATCATCGCTGGCCTGAACCGGCATTCAGCAAAAGAATCATAAGCACAGCGCTGCACTCTCCGGGGTCACGCAGCCTAACCCCCGGCAACCGTATCGCGCACAACCAGCGAGGTACGGACGAACAGCTGCTGCGGCGGAGTATCCGGCTGCTGAAGCAGCTGGATCAGCATGGTCATGCCCAGCTCACTGATCTCGGCAATAGGCTTGCGGACAGTAGTGAGGGCCGGATTCGTATAGCGCGAGAACATAATATCGTCGAATCCGATCAGTGAAATCTGCCCCGGCACATTGGTATTGTGGGCGTAGCAGGCATTCATGGCGCCGATCGCCATATCATCGTTGGAGCAGAACACAGCTGTAGGCTGCTCCTCCAGACCCAGCAGTGCCGTCATTGCAGCATAACCGCTCTCAATGCTGTAATCTCCGGAAGCGAAATAATCGGGATTCAGCCCGAGACGGTTAGCAATCAGGCTGTCCATGAATCCTTGCTTGCGTTCGCTGGACGATTTGAAGCCGGGCTTGCCTTCAATTATAGCCAGCTTACGGTGCCCCTGCTGCACGGCGTAATCAATCGCTTCCCTGACGCCTTCACGGTCATTGGCGACCACATTCATAATGCCCGGGTCCTCCAGCTGGCGGTTCAGCACCACAAGCGGAATGCCTATCTTCTTCACATGGTAGATGAAGGCATTATCCTCATCACTCTGGCTCATGACCAGAATGCCGTCGAATCGCTGAGGCTGGATATTGCTGAAATTATGCACGCCGTCGATTCCGTTCACCGTCAAATTGTAGTTCTCATCGAGGATATGCGTAATCCCCTTGATGGCATCAACCAGGAAGCTGGCTGAAGTCCCCTGCTCAATGCTGGAGAAGAACAGTCCGATGGTGAACGATCTCTTGGTGACCAGACTCTTCGCGCTGTAGTTCGGCACATAATTCATCTCCGCAGCAATGCGTTCAATCTTGTCCCGGGTGGCCTTCTTAATCAGCGGGTTGCCGTTTAGTGCTCTGGATACTGTAGTATGAGAGACACCAGCGACACGTGCGATATCCTTGATGGTAATCATAAGATCTCTCCGGGTAATTGGAATTGTTAACGATTTCAGTTTAGTTCTCAAGCGCGGTCAAGTCAATAGTTTATTGAAATGCACACGTTAATATTTTGTGAAATATGAGCGCGGAGGGCAAGACAGGCCCGGGAACCGGTCCCGGGCCTGTCTTGCAGGAAGCAATCTCTTTTGCATGCAGGAGAATGAATCATAGATGCGGAATTAACCGGCATAGAACAGGTACAGTGCAAGTCAGCCAAAAGCTGTCTCAGACCCGGTTATGCTGGAACTTCGTAATGTCCCGGGCGTAATGCGAGGATGTGCCGTCGAATCTTTTTATCCGTACATAGTCTTCAGAGAATTTCACGACAATTCCGACACCTACCTGGGAATACATCCCGTCGGGGTCAAGCTGCAGTGCGGACACAAAGGTCTGCGAAAGGGCAGCGACAAAAAAATCAGCGTTATCAACAAGTGTCCGCGGCATGGCAGGGGTCCCTCCTCAGTTTTGTTCTGGCAAATCAACGATGCAAAAAACTTAGATCTTATTTTACGATAGGAGAGCGGTTTTGAAAATAGGCTTTCTTTTGCAGAAAGTGTGAAAATAATGGTTTTTATGTGAAAAGGGGTGCAATACTGGTGAGTGCGGCAAAAAAGACGGTAATAGGTGTGCTGGCAGGGCTGATCATTCTGCTAATCGTGGTTCCAACAGTGTATGTTCAGGTAAATAAGAGGCTATATGCCCACAGGGTTATGTCTTATCTATTGCATGAGAAGCATTACAGCAGGGAGGAGATTGCTTCAGCCCGGGGAATTTGGTCGGTCAAGTTGCCGCCGTTTCTGGTCAAGGTCAAATTCAGCGATGAGCCTGAGGTTGAGTATACTTACTTTGCACATAATGAGGTGCTGCAATTCAGCCACGAGATTACACAGACCGGGCTTGAACAGGGAATCAGCGATGCTGATCTGAAGCATTATGTTCCGATGGAGTAGGCGTATAGCGTATCACATAAGTTATGTCTGGCGAAAAAAAGAATATAGTCCCGCTCCCCACCGCTGCGGGCATTTCGGCTAATAATATGACATGGGGCTGTCCAGTTACTTGTGCTACACTGTGGCAACAGAAGAGTTATTAAACAGAACAGCAGGGGGAATCAAAAAATGGCGGAACCACTAAAGGCTATGTACAACGAAGAATTTCTGAAAGGGCTTGGGGCTAAACTTGCTGCCGTGTATAGCGGATTTGATTGCAGAGGCTTCACCGCAGCAGCGATGAAAGAGCCTTGGGAGGAGCTCGAGCTTAAGGCCCGGATGCGGCGGATTACGGAAACTCTGGGGGATTTCCTGCCTCCCCGGTATGAAGATGCCCTGCAGATTCTGTTTGCAATAGATGAGCAATGCATAGGCTTTCCGTATCTGATCTTCCCTGACTTCGTCGAAGTATTCGGCGGAAGTGAAGAGCACTGGGAGCTGTCGGTGGCTGCACTTGAGCGGTTCACACCGAAATCTTCGGCGGAGTTCGCGGTCCGGCCCTTCCTGCTGCGCGATCCGCAGCGGATGATGGCCCGGATGCTGATCTGGGCACAGTCGCCGGGTGAGCATGTGCGGCGGCTGGCCAGTGAAGGGTGCCGGCCCCGCCTGCCGTGGGGGCAGGCACTGCCGGTGTTCAAGCGGGATCCTTCCCCGGTGCTGCCGGTGCTGGAACTGCTGAAGGCCGACCCTTCGCTGTATGTCCGCAAGAGTGTGGCCAACAATCTGAATGATATTGCGAAGGATCATCCCGGCGTAGTGATTGAGACCGCCCACCGCTGGCTAGGCGGGAATGCCCATACGGACTGGATCGTGCGGCACGGCTGCCGGTCGCTGATCCGCAAAGCCAATCCCGAAATTATGGCTTTATTCGGTTATGCGGCTGAAGCGGAGGATACGCCGCTCGTCACCTCAGCCGTTCTGGCTGTAGAACCGGGTACTGTGCGGACCGGTGACAGCTGCGGGCTGCAGTATGCTCTTACAATCCGGGAGGGTGATCCGGTACGTATCCGCATCGAATACGGGATTGATTTCGTGAAGGCCGGAGGCAAGACCTCCCGCAAGCTGTTTCTGCTATCGGACAAAACCGTCCCGGGCGGCTCCAGGCTGACCGGAACGCGGACCCACCGCTGGGCCGATCTGACCACCCGGCGGCATTATCCGGGCAGGCACAGGATTGCGCTGCTGGTCAATGGCCGGGAAGCTGCACATACACTGCTGCAGCTCGAACCGTGGAGCGATGGAGGCGATGAAGAGTGATTACGAATAATCTGATGATCAAGCTGAAAGACAGCAGCCCGGAGCGTATTGCTGAAGCCCGTGAAGCGCTGCTCGGCATGCGCGGCAAGATTGGGCATATCCATGAACTGAAGGTGGAGACAGACATCCGCAGCGGTACGTATGACCTCATGCTGATCGTACAATATGTGTCGATGGCCGACCTGGAGGCGTATCTCGTCCATCCTGTTCATGTTAAGGTATCGGAGTATATTGCCGGTGTCATTCTATCAGCGGCTTCGTTTTGCTATGGGACATAAGGAAGCTTTACACCAGCAGATGATGGTCCTGTTTTGGCGTACATCTATAATCTGTTTCCGCGCTGCCGGTACCGCAGCTAGAAGCTGCAAACAACAAAAAGGATGTCTCCTCAGCCTAAATGGCTTGTGGGACATCCTTCTTTGCTCAGGGCCCCTGCAGCTCCACATGCAGCTGTTGGTTGTCCTTCACCTCCCGGCTGGTCATGCCGAGCACATAACTCCGCAGCCCGCCGGATGGAGCTGACTGCCAGAGCCGGTAGCCTTCAGTGGCAATCACTGCCGCATTGTCTGTACGGGCAGTGCCGGCAAAATAGATTTCATTCAGCCGGCCGACTACATCGGCCATGGCCATCAGCTCGGCATCCGAATATCCGGCATATGCAGGGTCTGCGGATAAGCGGGAATAACTGCGGGTCGCTGAGCGTTTGCGGAAATTCGCCTCACTATACTTTTTGAAGCCGAGCAGATTCTCGTCAGTGCTGCCTGTCGCTGCTGCCCAAGCTTCCATACCCAGTGCCGCTGTACTGTAATCCATAGTTTGATTAGCGGAGGAATACTTAAGAAGGCCGTATTGATGAGGGAATACAGACAAAGCGCTTCCGGCAATATCATAGATACGGTTTCCGTTCTCCTCTTGGTATTGGCTGATATCCTGAATGTGAATATGACCGCTGAATACGGTCCGGATACCGCTTTGCAGCAGGGTATCAATCACCTGGCCATGATCGTCCACGGTAAAGCCCTCCTGGATGAATTCACTGTGATCGAGCAGGCTGTGGTGCATAACCGCAACGATGTGCGCGCCGTTTGCAGCAGCCAGCTCACCGCAGGCTCTAATCCATTTCAGGGTTGCAGAACTGACACCGCCCTCCAGCTGCGGATGTCCCAGCTTCTTGTTATCCCCATACTTAGCAGTGTCGAGCATAAGCAGCCACAGATCCTCTGACGGAGCTGCCAGATAGCTGAGCGAATCCCCGTCTTCCAGCAGCGCTTCACTGTACCCGAAATTATTATAGATTGTACGGAATTCCTCCGCTGTTACGGAATCTGCTGTATACTGGCGGCTGCCGTCGAACCTTCGCGCCCAGGGGTTCTGGATATCATGATTGCCGGGAATTACATACACACGGGTTCCGGTATCCTGTTCAATTTGCTGCAAATGTTTAGCCAGGTCCTTATGACTGGCTTGTTCTCCATTATTGGTGAGATCCCCGCTGATGATTACGGCGTCAGGCCTGCGGATTCCGATGTCATAGCCAAGGGCGTCCATCATTTCACGGCTGTAGCCCAGCTGTTTGCCGTCACCGGCGGCCAGGAACTGATTGAAGGCCGGACCGAAATCCCTCAGGCTTTGTGCTAAATAATGTGTGTCGGTCGTCGTCAGTATACTCAGATCATGACCGGACTCTATACGGTACTGCGGTTGTTGCCGTTCTTCTTGACCGCTGCATGAAGTTAATATCAGAAGCAGGGAAGGGATTATGGCAAATTTACGGATGGACAACATTAAGCTGCACCTCTTTTCCAAGTAAAACTTCAAAAGAGGTGTCCCGCCGGGCCGCTTGCCCCAGTGGACACCCCTGTAAGGAGAGGCTTATTTCTTAACTTCAGTTACACCTGTTACTTTACCCTGATCAGCAGCCGTGTAGGTAGCCTGATATTTAGCGTCAGAGAAATAGACGTTGCCTTCGATGGTGGCATTTACGACAGCGAATCCGTCAGCTTCTACATACACATCACCGACGAAGGTGCCGCCCTGAATCCGGGCATTCTCGCTGCGGATCGTAATTTTTGGAGCGGTGAGCGTGAAGGAGTTCGTAATATTGTGATCCGCATCCTGGGTATAAAGCGCAATTTTGCGGGCCGGCTCTTCCTTGTTGATGAATTGTCCGTCGACCACAAGCTCCTCGGTGAAGGTCAGGTCGTTCAGGACAGCAGCGATCCAGTGGCCGTCTTTGCTGATCGCCTTCTTGAAGGCTTCGTTATTGTCAACAACAGACACGGATGTTACGGCATCCGGAGCCTCCGTGGCGGCAGCCGTACTGCCGTTGTCTGCGGGCGTATTTGTGTTTGCCGCATTGTTGTTCGCTGAGTTTCCGCAACCAAGTAACAGGGCCAGTGTGCAGGCTGCGGCTAATGCTGCGAGCTTTCTCATGTAAATAACCTCCTTGGTGTGTATGTTGCTGTTAAACCATTAATGCTTTAAAATTAATATAGAATGATTAGTGCGGAATTAATGTGATGGATTTCACAATTCCAACTTAATATTTACCGATCGTTCTATAAATGCTAAAATTGATCTTGGAAAGGAGCATGATGATGGCCAGAAGCAAAGAGTTTGATATTGACGATGTGCTCGGCAAGGCGATGAATATTTTTTGGCAGCAGGGTTACGAGAAGACCTCAATGCAGGATCTCGTTGCCGGTATGGGTATTCATAAGCGAAGTATGTATGATACCTTCGGTGATAAACACACCTTATACATTAAAGCTATGGAACGCTTTGCTGCCATCAACGCCTCCAGAATGGAGAGCCGTACCGAAGGGGATATTCCGGTGAAAGCGGCAATTGCCCTGCTGTTTGAAGCCGTGATCTATAAAAGCGAAGCAGAGCCCAAAGGCTGCATGCTGGTGAACACTGCGGTAGAGCTGTCAAATCATGATCCGGAAGCTGCGGCCAGAGTGCAGGAAGCCTTTTTGAACACCGAGAGCCTGATAGAGCGTCTGGTGCTGCAGGGTCAGAATACCGGTGAAATTACCAGCCGTCTTCCGGCAGCCGCACTCGCCGCTTGTCTGCATAACGCCTTGGTAGGCATCCGGGTTATGGTCAAGACTGCTGCGGATCAGCAGAAGCTCCAGACTATCGTTGACACAACCCTTGCAGTGCTTGACTGATGCTGCTGCTATAGTATGAACGTGCCTGCCGGGAATTATCCGGATTATATTCGGGCAGGAAGCAGACTTCTATATCGCCGCCGTTTGGATTACAATATAATTTTGATGATTCATTAAGCGGTGAAAGGAGCTGTACCAGTGGCTAAACAGAAATATTATGTGGTTTGGGAAGGCAAGCAGCCGGGAGTCTACGGTACCTGGGCAGAATGCCAGGCGCAGACGGATCATTATACCGGAGCGAAATATAAGTCCTATGAGAGCAAGGCAGCAGCGGACGCCGCCTATAAAGCAGGCTGGAAAGGCAATTGGGGGACCGGTGCGGCGGCATCCGGAGCATCTGCCAAGGGCAAGAGCACAAAGAGCTGGAGCAGAAGCGCATCTGTCGAAACATCGGCGGAGATTGACTACAACAGCATCTCCGTTGATGTCGGCACACGCGGCAATCCTGGACCTGTTGAGTATAAAGGCGTGGACACGCAGACCGGAGATATCATTTTCTCCTGCGGGCCGATCCGCAAGGGGACGAACAACCTCGGAGAATTTCTGGCGATTGTTCACGCCCTGGCGTTGCTGAAGAAGGAAGGCAGCAGCAAAACTGTCTACAGTGACTCCGTGAATGCGATGAAGTGGGTCAAGCAGAAGAAGGTGGCGACCACGCTGCCGCGCGATGCTTCCACCGAAGAGATCTGGGTCCTGATTGACCGGGCTGAGAGCTGGCTGCGCAGCCATACATATGATAATAAGGTGCTGAAATGGCAGACCAAAGAGTGGGGCGAGATCAAAGCGGACTACGGCCGCAAATAATCTCGGCCGCATGTGGTTAATAACAGGGTAAGAAAGAATACTATCAGTAAGCATGCAGGAGGAGAACGGGATGTTTGGCAATGATTGGGATGAAGTGCTGCAGGAAGAGATTCAAAAGCCGTATTTCAATGAGCTGCGCTATGCGCTGGCGCATGAGTATAAGCAATACACCGTCTACCCGCCCAAGGACAAGCTGTTCTCGGCTCTGAAGCTGACGCCATACCATAAGACCCGGGTGGTTATTCTCGGCCAGGATCCGTATCACGGTGCGGGACAGGCACATGGACTGAGCTTCTCGGTTGAGCCGGGGGTGCGGATTCCGCCGTCGCTGCGCAATATTTATATTGAGCTGCATGAGGATTTGGGCGTAGCGGCCCCGAATCACGGGTCATTGCTGCACTGGGCAAACGAAGGAGTGCTGATGCTCAATGCCGTGCTCACTGTACGTGAAGGCCAGCCGAACTCGCATAAGGGACTAGGCTGGGAGACATTTACCGATGCTGTTATGGAGAAGCTGAACGAACGGACTGAACCGATGGTATTCATCCTCTGGGGCAGCCATGCCCAGCTTAAGGGGGCGGCTATCGACCGCAGCAGGCATAAGGTTATCCAGTCTCCGCACCCGAGCCCGTTCTCGGCTCACCGCGGTTTTCTCGGCAGCCGCCCGTTCTCCCAGGCCAATCAGTACTTGGAATCGCACGGGCTTACAGGAATCGACTGGTCCATACCGAATCTATAATTAGCAAGCACAACAAGAAGGGGGTGGAGCCATGAAGCATTGGGTAGGCAGACCGGTCATTATGTACTGCGGGGAGGAGCCGTATACGATTATGAAAGGCGTTCTGCGCAGGTGGGACCCTGCAGCTTCGGTAGCCGTAATCGGACATCAGGAAATTACCGTCCCTTTTCGTGACATTGTGTACATCAAGACACTGGCTCCCAAGGAGAGGGCCCTGCCCCCGGTTCTCCATTCTGTCGGATATGTAATGAGAGAACGCCAGCAGTTTGATAACGCAGTCTATTTCAAATCTGCCGTTACAGTCTGGAAAGGCGACCAGCTGATCGCCTGCAATACGACGATTGTGGCGCATACCAAAGGCTCAGTCACGCTCCGGGACGGGCAGAACCTGCTGAAGGGTAATCACATCTTTGTAGTCCGCTCGCTGCGGGGCTGAGTATCGGGTTCACAAGCAGAAGGGCAAGTCCCCCATCCGGGGTGACTTGCCCTTTTTTTGTAAGCTAAGATTATATATGTGCCTGGGATTACTGTGGTTATTGCGGTTCATTATCCGTTATTACTACGGTCTCCGTCTCGGCTGCAGGCTCATCCCCGCGTTCAGCAATGATAATCTCGTAAATCCGCAGGAAGAGAATTTTGAGGATCATGTATACCGGCAGCGCAATCAGCACGCCGATAATACCGAAGAAATCTCCGCCGACCAGAACAAGCAGGACGGTTGTCAGCGGATGCACATCCAGCGATTTGCCGTAGATGATCGGTGACAGGACATTATCCTGAATCTGCTGGGCAACCAGAATAATTACCAGCGACCAGATGGCCATCGAAGGGGATTCAATGAAGCCTACGATGATAACCGGAATCGCTGCCAGCAGTGATCCGACATAAGGAATGAAGTTAAGCGGAATGGAGATCACCGCCAGCAGCAGTGAATAGGGCAGGCCGATTAACAGGAACCCGATATAGAGCATGATGCCCAGCACCACATTCAGCAGGACGCGGGTAACAATGAAGCCGCTTAGCGCACTGTCGATATCCTTCAGGATATCCTGGCCCTGCTTGCGGTATTTCCTGGGTACCAGACTCTGCAGAATGGGCGACAGCTTATGTCCGTCCTTCAGCATGTAATAGAGGATAATCGGCAGCGTCGCGATAACCACTACAATGCTGGAAACGACACTGATCAGGTTGGACATGGAATTCGTTACCCATGCAATGGCATCATTCAGGTAGCCTGTCAGCCGGGTGGTCAGATCCGTATCCCCTTGGAAAAACCGGGAGAAGGCGGGTTCATTCTGCAGCTGGTTGAACTGGTTTTGCAGCCCTTGCACCAGGTAAGGCGTGTTGTCGATGAAATTCTGGATCTGCTCACGCAGTGTCGGCCAGACCAGCACCCAGAACAGGACGAACAGTCCGGCAAAGACCAGATAGATCAGCAGAACGGAGAGGGCCCTGTTAAGCTTCTTACTCTCCAGGTAATTCACGAGCGGCCGGAGCAGGTAGAACATGAAGCCTGACAGCATCATCGGCACAAGCAGCA encodes:
- the ung gene encoding uracil-DNA glycosylase → MFGNDWDEVLQEEIQKPYFNELRYALAHEYKQYTVYPPKDKLFSALKLTPYHKTRVVILGQDPYHGAGQAHGLSFSVEPGVRIPPSLRNIYIELHEDLGVAAPNHGSLLHWANEGVLMLNAVLTVREGQPNSHKGLGWETFTDAVMEKLNERTEPMVFILWGSHAQLKGAAIDRSRHKVIQSPHPSPFSAHRGFLGSRPFSQANQYLESHGLTGIDWSIPNL
- a CDS encoding Dabb family protein, with protein sequence MITNNLMIKLKDSSPERIAEAREALLGMRGKIGHIHELKVETDIRSGTYDLMLIVQYVSMADLEAYLVHPVHVKVSEYIAGVILSAASFCYGT
- a CDS encoding TetR/AcrR family transcriptional regulator; the encoded protein is MMMARSKEFDIDDVLGKAMNIFWQQGYEKTSMQDLVAGMGIHKRSMYDTFGDKHTLYIKAMERFAAINASRMESRTEGDIPVKAAIALLFEAVIYKSEAEPKGCMLVNTAVELSNHDPEAAARVQEAFLNTESLIERLVLQGQNTGEITSRLPAAALAACLHNALVGIRVMVKTAADQQKLQTIVDTTLAVLD
- a CDS encoding AI-2E family transporter — translated: MLQSKYFRTCLAIIAFLTILYLGSKVIFLFSPLVAIFNLLLVPMMLSGFMFYLLRPLVNYLESKKLNRALSVLLIYLVFAGLFVLFWVLVWPTLREQIQNFIDNTPYLVQGLQNQFNQLQNEPAFSRFFQGDTDLTTRLTGYLNDAIAWVTNSMSNLISVVSSIVVVIATLPIILYYMLKDGHKLSPILQSLVPRKYRKQGQDILKDIDSALSGFIVTRVLLNVVLGIMLYIGFLLIGLPYSLLLAVISIPLNFIPYVGSLLAAIPVIIVGFIESPSMAIWSLVIILVAQQIQDNVLSPIIYGKSLDVHPLTTVLLVLVGGDFFGIIGVLIALPVYMILKILFLRIYEIIIAERGDEPAAETETVVITDNEPQ
- the rnhA gene encoding ribonuclease H encodes the protein MAKQKYYVVWEGKQPGVYGTWAECQAQTDHYTGAKYKSYESKAAADAAYKAGWKGNWGTGAAASGASAKGKSTKSWSRSASVETSAEIDYNSISVDVGTRGNPGPVEYKGVDTQTGDIIFSCGPIRKGTNNLGEFLAIVHALALLKKEGSSKTVYSDSVNAMKWVKQKKVATTLPRDASTEEIWVLIDRAESWLRSHTYDNKVLKWQTKEWGEIKADYGRK
- a CDS encoding metallophosphoesterase; translated protein: MLSIRKFAIIPSLLLILTSCSGQEERQQPQYRIESGHDLSILTTTDTHYLAQSLRDFGPAFNQFLAAGDGKQLGYSREMMDALGYDIGIRRPDAVIISGDLTNNGEQASHKDLAKHLQQIEQDTGTRVYVIPGNHDIQNPWARRFDGSRQYTADSVTAEEFRTIYNNFGYSEALLEDGDSLSYLAAPSEDLWLLMLDTAKYGDNKKLGHPQLEGGVSSATLKWIRACGELAAANGAHIVAVMHHSLLDHSEFIQEGFTVDDHGQVIDTLLQSGIRTVFSGHIHIQDISQYQEENGNRIYDIAGSALSVFPHQYGLLKYSSANQTMDYSTAALGMEAWAAATGSTDENLLGFKKYSEANFRKRSATRSYSRLSADPAYAGYSDAELMAMADVVGRLNEIYFAGTARTDNAAVIATEGYRLWQSAPSGGLRSYVLGMTSREVKDNQQLHVELQGP